In a genomic window of Sulfuriferula nivalis:
- a CDS encoding GGDEF domain-containing response regulator — MDKQDDCVLIIESDPDAAAFISAALVDAKDGPFIVEWITTLQDGIERLKKGKAKAVLLNMFLSDSKGIETFNKLYASNSQVSILVLSDQEHEEVAKLAIQSGAQDYLLTGFIDAHSLSRAIRNVMARQVVEDELFLEKERAQVTLNSIGDAVISTDINGNITYLNMVAEHMTGWSQNEAVGQPFTKVFQLIDGLTREPLPNPMDSAVQKNKTVGIDIDSVLIRRDGVETSIEDSAAPIRDRGGRVIGAVIVFHDVSAIRLMALKMSHQAQHDFLTDLPNRSLLNDRLTQAISQAHRSQKQLAVLFIDLDHFKNINDSLGHLTGDKLLQSVAQRLTACVRSSDTVSRQGGDEFIVLLADVDHPSAAGYSASKILAALLEQHNIDQHELNVTMSIGISIFPDDGEDADTLLKNADAAMYHAKEQGRNNYQFFKQEMNDKVVERLSVENGLRQALARQEFILHFQPKIHFKTGLITGAEALIRWQHPDRGLLHPQQFIKIAEDSGFIIPIGQWMLKTACQQAKDWQHEGLRPIPVSVNISAVEFRHDGLVNNIRNTLAETEIEAKYLEIELTESTLVQDAKSTMITLHALKAIGVKIAIDDFGTGYSSLSNLRQFPIDTLKIDQSFVRDMINDDDDALIVSAIIGLGNNLNFKVSAEGVETQKQLAFLQAERCEEGQGYYFNPPVDAVAFATLLGTNHAA; from the coding sequence ATGGACAAGCAGGACGACTGTGTACTGATTATCGAGAGCGACCCTGATGCGGCAGCATTTATTAGTGCCGCACTAGTAGACGCCAAAGATGGCCCATTCATTGTAGAGTGGATTACAACTCTTCAAGATGGGATAGAACGACTAAAAAAGGGGAAAGCCAAAGCAGTCTTGCTTAATATGTTTCTATCTGACAGTAAGGGCATAGAGACATTTAATAAGCTTTATGCCAGCAATAGCCAGGTTTCTATCCTGGTTCTGAGCGATCAGGAACATGAAGAAGTGGCAAAACTAGCGATACAGTCTGGCGCGCAGGATTATCTACTAACAGGTTTCATAGATGCTCATTCGCTATCTCGGGCAATTCGTAACGTAATGGCGCGTCAAGTAGTGGAAGATGAATTGTTCCTTGAGAAAGAGCGTGCTCAGGTCACGCTTAATTCCATTGGTGACGCGGTTATCAGCACGGATATTAATGGCAATATCACCTATCTGAATATGGTAGCCGAACACATGACAGGCTGGTCGCAGAATGAAGCCGTAGGTCAGCCGTTCACCAAGGTATTTCAACTCATTGACGGTCTCACTCGTGAGCCCTTACCCAACCCTATGGACTCAGCTGTGCAGAAGAACAAGACTGTCGGTATTGACATTGACAGCGTGCTGATACGGAGAGATGGCGTAGAGACTTCTATTGAAGACTCTGCCGCACCCATCCGTGATCGCGGCGGTCGTGTTATTGGCGCGGTGATCGTGTTTCACGACGTCAGCGCAATTAGATTGATGGCGCTCAAAATGTCACACCAGGCTCAGCACGACTTCCTCACCGATTTACCCAATCGCTCATTATTAAATGATCGCCTTACACAGGCTATTTCACAAGCACACCGTAGCCAAAAACAATTGGCGGTGCTATTCATTGATCTGGATCACTTCAAGAATATCAACGATTCACTAGGGCATTTGACTGGTGACAAACTGCTACAGTCGGTTGCTCAACGCTTGACAGCATGTGTACGCAGCTCGGATACAGTCAGTCGCCAGGGTGGCGATGAATTCATCGTGCTACTTGCCGATGTTGACCATCCTTCAGCAGCAGGGTATAGCGCCTCCAAAATACTGGCCGCATTATTAGAACAGCATAATATCGATCAACATGAGCTGAATGTGACTATGAGCATCGGTATCAGCATCTTTCCTGATGATGGTGAAGATGCGGATACCTTACTCAAGAATGCCGATGCTGCGATGTATCATGCCAAAGAACAAGGGCGCAACAACTACCAATTTTTCAAGCAGGAAATGAATGATAAAGTGGTAGAGCGGCTATCAGTGGAAAATGGTTTACGTCAAGCATTAGCCCGTCAAGAATTCATCCTGCATTTCCAGCCAAAAATTCATTTCAAAACTGGCCTGATTACCGGCGCAGAAGCATTAATCCGTTGGCAGCATCCGGACCGCGGGCTACTCCATCCTCAACAATTCATCAAAATTGCCGAAGACTCCGGATTTATCATACCCATAGGTCAATGGATGCTGAAAACGGCCTGCCAACAAGCCAAAGACTGGCAGCATGAAGGTCTGCGCCCCATCCCTGTATCGGTAAACATCTCCGCTGTAGAATTCCGTCACGACGGGTTGGTTAATAATATTCGCAACACGCTTGCGGAAACGGAAATAGAGGCAAAATATCTGGAAATCGAATTGACTGAAAGCACATTGGTTCAGGATGCCAAGTCAACCATGATAACCCTGCATGCACTAAAGGCTATAGGCGTTAAAATTGCCATTGATGATTTTGGGACCGGTTATTCCAGCCTGAGTAACCTGCGCCAATTTCCTATCGACACACTAAAAATTGACCAATCGTTCGTGCGTGACATGATTAATGATGACGATGATGCGCTTATTGTCAGCGCCATTATCGGTCTGGGTAACAACCTGAACTTCAAAGTCAGTGCCGAGGGTGTAGAAACGCAAAAGCAACTGGCTTTCTTGCAGGCAGAACGCTGCGAAGAAGGACAAGGTTACTATTTCAACCCACCTGTCGATGCAGTCGCTTTCGCTACATTACTAGGAACCAACCACGCAGCATAG
- a CDS encoding GH36-type glycosyl hydrolase domain-containing protein, whose product MPRLADNERVLLLAYNVVTAAATQGQRLMPAETWLLDNFYLIEQQITLARQHLPRGYSRQLPRLGDGSSFGFPRVYDLALELISHMDGRIDSDNTTQFIAAYQTVAPLKLGELWAFPIMLRLALLENLRRVGLRIAQRREERDTAIVWAERMLATAEKEPKQLIRLLAEFVNADVSLTAAFVEEFYARLQAQGAVMAFVQTWVEQQLLEQGVTAARLSETASRVAATDQLSIANSIGSLRFIGANDWRNFVEQLSIVEQILCEDPTAMYANQDFATRDRYRHVIEDVTKGSSHTESAVAREAIILAQTAVTRLGSSHRSAHIGYYLIDDGRKSLEQAVGCHISWISRISRIGRHFRLFLYLLPITLFTGLATYFMLTDISELPPNDWRYGYFAIAGTIAISALVVALTNWLVTLTVSPRALPRLDFSQGIPDIHRTMVIVPTLLNKSHEIDDLLEALEIRYLGNRDTNLYFALLTDFHDAHEEILPDDSALLNYARAAIRVLNETYQDGRPNIFYLFHRPRLWNPVEQLWMGYERKRGKLEQFNALLRGGAQTAFSVIVGDQSIFASIKYVITLDTDTQLPRDAARMLIGNIAHPLNRPVYDAKQGRIVAGYAILQPRASISLISANQSRFTKLFAGESGIDPYTREISDVYQDVFAEGSFIGKGIYDVDAFRQAVDGRFPENLILSHDLLESGYARSALVTDVDLIEEHPASYTIETSRRHRWIRGDWQIAAWLLPRVPTPSGPKTKWLANPLSNLARWKILDNLRRSLVSPALLALLAGGWLCSPDIAWDWTLLVIGILFLPSLLSTITELIRRPEQRDWLSHLYLTGKSATHPITHATLTLVLLPYDTLICLDAIIRSGIRMLFTHRGLLLWQLPSYAVRNKRHTLLNFFAEMWVSPVLAIVLSMTLVGLWMLGASQFTAWFASAPILFLWLISPAVAYWISKPLSSNTPNLSSAQRTFLRGSARRTWRYFADFVGPQDNWLPPDNFQTHPAPVIATRTSPTNIGMGLLADLAAHDFGYITTSTCLQLVGNTLTTMEKLERHRGHFYNWYDTRSLQTLHPQYVSSVDSGNLAGALLTLQAGLAELKNQPVLSPNALQGLQDTLQVLAEQIAPSPAEDLAHKIRWLQDMLNTAKQLPQTPAGIAILLKKLLAASTVVVVWLAADMDSEAYYWALAFEQQCRALRDSLTALIPEPWHGGHIPTLVELAIDQSDNAIIATEQITTIDNLIDRCRKLAMMDFEFLYDTSCGLLSIGYDVGERRRDPSCYDLLASEARLASFLLIAEGQVTQKHWFALGRLLTSYGGAVSLISWSGSMFEYLMPQLIMPSYENTLLDETCKAAVSRQIEYGRQRGVPWGISESCYNATDANQVYQYRAFGVPGLGFKRGLGDDLVIAPYASALALMVMPSAACRNLQTLADLGFLSTYGFYEAIDYTPSRVSRGKSHVIVRAFMAHHQGMSLLSFAHVLLNQPMQRRFMSAPQVQATELLLQERIPKKSATLQPHAAEVSSAARPPVAEVAGVMRVFTNPNTIIPEVHLLSNGSCHVMVTHAGGGYSRWRDLAVTRWREDTTSDCWGTFIYLRDRDTGHYWSTTYQPTLHKADHYEAIFVQARAEYRRRDYAIEAHTEVSVSPEDDVMIRRVTLTNQSPRIRRIEVTSYTEVVLAALNADLAHRSFSNLFVQTEILHDKQAILCTRRRRTPDEQVPWMFHLLAAPGVVADTASYETDRAKFIGRGRTPANPLVLDHSSTLSHLSQQLSNTDGSVLDPIVAIRRTVTLQPDESASVQIISGVADTREGALVMLEKYCDRHFVERAFEMSWFQSQEVLRHLNIAEADAQIYGRLASSVIYGNALRRASPSVIARNRLRQSGLWRFAISGDLPIVLLRTADLNRIDLVKQVLQAHAYWRMKGLISDLVIVNEDFSGYRAVLQDQIMGLINAGPEAHMVDKPGGIFVRRAEDLSEEDRVLFQTVARIIFTDTSELLVEQPERRVSTERVSDRFEAVMLPIAVPANPLPPREQIFCNGLGGFTPDGREYVITLEPGQQTPAPWVNVIASPYIGTVVSESGGAYTWVENAHEFRLTPWNNDPISDSSGEAFYIRDEETGQFWSPTPLPARGLTGYVCRHGFGYSVFEHIEAGISSEMYTYVAMDAPVKFVVIKLRNLTKHTRKLSLTGYWELVMGESRHSNLMHIVTEIDPNTGALFAHNAYGRECANRVVFAQVSEHASTVTGNRTEFIGRNGSLVSPAAMRRKRLSGQTGAGLDPCAAIQSRIELAEGQEREIVFVFGAAHDTGEAQHFIQRFSGPARARQALEMVWEHWNRTLGAVHVETPDPALDVLTNGWLIYQTLSSRLWGRSGYYQSGGAYGFRDQLQDTMALIHTTPWLAREQLIRCAERQFPQGDVQHWWHPPGGQGVRTNFSDDYLWLPYATCRYVMTTGDTGILDESLHFLEGRELTAGEEAYYDQPQRSSQVASLYEHCVRALKHGLRFGEHELPLMGGGDWNDGMNLVGHKGKGESVWLAWFLYENLQLFAGLANGRNDSTFAEICTSQATLLRNNIEAHAWDGAWYRRAYFDDGTPLGSSSNDECQIDSISQSWAIISGGGDRIRSRQAMKSVDHRLVRNDAQIIQLLDPPFDKSDLEPGYIKGYVPGVRENGGQYTHAAIWSTMAFAMMGERDRAWELFAMLNPVHHSSTPEQIARYKVEPYVMCADIYGAPPHTSRGGWTWYTGAAGWMYRLTLETLLGLQLEVDHLRIAPCVPSTWKSYKVHYRYRETTYHITINCGADQSKQEVIMDGVKCTGNRIPLVDDRQEHKVEVNVAAVSAVNRLSGV is encoded by the coding sequence TTGCCACGACTGGCTGACAATGAACGAGTTCTGCTCTTGGCCTATAACGTCGTAACTGCTGCAGCGACTCAGGGGCAGCGACTGATGCCAGCAGAGACCTGGCTACTGGATAATTTCTACCTGATCGAACAACAAATCACGCTTGCGCGCCAACATCTGCCACGTGGCTACAGTCGGCAATTGCCACGTTTGGGTGATGGTTCATCATTTGGCTTTCCTCGCGTCTATGATTTAGCGCTGGAGTTGATTTCGCACATGGATGGGCGTATTGATAGTGACAATACCACCCAATTTATTGCTGCTTATCAGACCGTAGCGCCATTAAAACTGGGGGAGTTGTGGGCTTTCCCTATCATGCTACGGTTGGCGCTACTGGAGAATCTACGTCGGGTAGGCTTGCGCATCGCTCAACGGCGGGAAGAACGTGATACCGCCATCGTCTGGGCAGAACGCATGCTCGCAACGGCAGAGAAAGAACCCAAGCAACTCATCCGCTTACTGGCAGAATTTGTTAATGCCGACGTGTCGCTGACCGCTGCTTTTGTAGAAGAATTTTATGCCAGACTCCAGGCTCAAGGAGCAGTAATGGCGTTCGTTCAAACCTGGGTTGAACAACAGCTACTCGAACAGGGAGTGACCGCAGCCCGGCTATCCGAGACCGCCAGCAGAGTCGCCGCAACTGACCAGCTATCTATCGCCAACAGCATAGGTAGCTTACGCTTCATAGGCGCTAACGACTGGCGCAACTTTGTTGAACAGCTCAGCATCGTTGAACAAATCTTATGTGAAGACCCGACAGCGATGTACGCCAACCAGGATTTTGCTACCCGCGACCGTTATCGTCACGTCATAGAAGATGTAACCAAAGGTAGCTCGCACACTGAATCAGCGGTAGCGCGCGAGGCCATCATACTTGCGCAAACTGCGGTAACGCGACTGGGCTCCAGCCATCGCAGTGCACATATCGGCTATTACCTGATTGATGATGGGCGAAAAAGTCTGGAACAGGCTGTCGGCTGCCATATATCGTGGATATCTCGCATCAGCCGAATAGGCCGGCATTTTCGATTGTTTCTGTACCTTTTGCCTATCACGTTATTCACGGGATTAGCTACGTACTTCATGTTAACCGATATCAGCGAATTACCTCCGAATGACTGGCGTTATGGGTATTTTGCCATTGCTGGCACCATCGCTATCTCAGCACTGGTAGTCGCGCTGACGAACTGGCTGGTTACCCTGACTGTTTCGCCACGGGCTTTACCCCGACTGGATTTTTCGCAGGGCATACCTGACATTCATCGCACCATGGTCATCGTCCCCACCTTACTCAATAAGTCGCATGAGATTGACGACTTGCTTGAAGCACTGGAAATACGCTATCTGGGCAATCGCGACACCAATCTCTACTTTGCTTTACTGACCGACTTTCATGATGCACATGAGGAAATACTCCCAGATGATAGCGCATTACTCAACTACGCCCGTGCAGCAATCAGGGTACTGAATGAAACTTACCAAGATGGTCGCCCAAATATTTTCTATCTGTTTCACCGTCCTCGGTTGTGGAATCCAGTGGAACAATTATGGATGGGCTATGAACGCAAACGTGGCAAACTGGAGCAGTTCAACGCTTTGCTGCGTGGCGGTGCGCAAACTGCGTTTTCGGTAATTGTCGGCGATCAGTCGATTTTTGCCAGTATCAAATACGTCATCACGCTAGATACTGATACACAACTTCCCCGTGATGCCGCACGCATGCTAATAGGCAATATTGCCCACCCACTCAATCGCCCAGTCTATGATGCTAAACAGGGTCGTATCGTCGCAGGTTACGCGATCCTGCAACCACGCGCCTCGATCAGCCTGATAAGTGCTAATCAATCACGCTTTACCAAATTATTCGCGGGTGAATCAGGCATAGACCCTTATACCCGCGAAATTTCAGATGTATATCAGGATGTATTCGCGGAAGGCTCATTCATCGGCAAAGGTATCTATGATGTAGACGCTTTTCGGCAAGCGGTCGATGGTCGCTTTCCAGAGAACCTTATACTTAGCCATGATTTACTGGAAAGCGGATATGCACGATCCGCACTGGTGACGGATGTTGATCTGATAGAAGAACATCCAGCCAGCTACACCATAGAAACAAGTCGACGCCATCGCTGGATACGCGGCGACTGGCAAATTGCAGCCTGGTTACTCCCCCGCGTACCAACGCCATCCGGACCGAAGACAAAATGGCTGGCAAATCCGCTATCAAATCTGGCTCGCTGGAAAATTCTTGATAACCTGCGACGCAGCCTGGTATCCCCAGCTTTGCTCGCCCTCCTGGCTGGCGGATGGCTATGCAGTCCTGATATTGCATGGGATTGGACACTATTGGTCATAGGCATACTGTTCCTGCCGAGTTTGCTGTCCACCATCACTGAGCTTATCCGCAGGCCTGAACAACGGGACTGGCTGTCACACTTATACCTGACTGGAAAATCTGCAACACACCCTATCACCCATGCGACACTGACCTTGGTTCTGCTTCCTTATGACACACTGATTTGTCTGGATGCAATTATACGTTCCGGTATACGCATGCTGTTTACCCACCGAGGATTGCTGCTGTGGCAACTGCCGAGTTATGCCGTTCGTAATAAACGCCATACATTGCTCAATTTTTTTGCTGAAATGTGGGTTTCACCTGTGCTGGCCATAGTACTGAGTATGACATTGGTTGGGCTATGGATGCTGGGAGCAAGTCAATTTACAGCATGGTTTGCCAGTGCGCCTATCTTGTTTTTGTGGCTGATATCGCCTGCCGTGGCCTACTGGATCAGCAAGCCATTATCATCTAACACACCCAATCTGAGCTCGGCGCAACGTACATTCCTGCGTGGATCAGCCCGTCGTACCTGGCGCTATTTCGCTGATTTCGTTGGCCCACAGGACAACTGGCTGCCACCTGATAATTTTCAGACCCATCCAGCGCCAGTCATCGCCACACGCACCTCGCCTACCAATATCGGCATGGGGCTGCTGGCGGATCTGGCTGCCCATGATTTCGGCTACATTACTACCAGCACATGCCTGCAATTGGTCGGAAACACTCTGACCACAATGGAAAAACTGGAACGCCACCGTGGCCATTTCTACAACTGGTACGATACCCGCAGCCTGCAAACTTTACACCCACAATATGTTTCTTCGGTAGACAGCGGCAACCTTGCTGGCGCCCTGCTGACCTTACAAGCTGGGCTAGCTGAGCTAAAAAACCAGCCTGTGCTGTCACCCAACGCACTGCAAGGATTGCAGGATACGTTGCAGGTACTGGCCGAGCAGATAGCACCCTCTCCTGCAGAAGATTTAGCGCACAAAATCCGCTGGTTGCAAGACATGCTAAATACTGCAAAGCAACTGCCGCAGACACCCGCAGGCATAGCCATACTACTGAAAAAGCTACTAGCAGCAAGCACGGTGGTAGTAGTATGGCTAGCGGCAGACATGGATAGCGAAGCCTATTATTGGGCGCTGGCATTTGAACAGCAATGCCGGGCACTACGCGACAGCCTTACAGCACTGATACCCGAACCATGGCATGGTGGCCACATTCCAACACTGGTAGAGCTGGCAATAGATCAGTCAGATAATGCCATCATCGCAACAGAACAAATCACAACCATCGACAACCTGATTGATCGTTGCCGCAAATTGGCTATGATGGATTTCGAATTTCTATATGACACGTCGTGCGGGTTACTGTCCATCGGTTACGATGTGGGGGAACGTCGCCGCGACCCATCCTGCTACGACCTCCTGGCTTCAGAAGCCAGATTGGCCAGCTTCCTGCTTATCGCAGAGGGGCAGGTAACGCAAAAGCATTGGTTCGCACTAGGTCGTTTGTTGACCAGTTATGGTGGTGCCGTGAGTCTGATTTCATGGAGCGGCTCAATGTTCGAATACCTCATGCCACAGCTGATCATGCCGAGTTATGAGAACACGCTACTGGATGAGACCTGCAAAGCTGCCGTATCACGACAGATCGAATATGGTAGACAGCGCGGGGTGCCGTGGGGAATATCCGAATCCTGTTACAACGCAACCGATGCCAATCAAGTCTATCAATATAGAGCCTTTGGCGTACCTGGGCTGGGCTTCAAGCGTGGACTCGGTGACGACCTGGTGATTGCACCCTATGCCAGCGCGCTGGCGCTAATGGTGATGCCAAGTGCTGCATGCCGTAACTTGCAGACGCTTGCAGATCTGGGCTTCCTCAGCACTTATGGATTTTATGAAGCCATCGATTACACCCCTTCGCGTGTATCCAGAGGCAAAAGTCACGTTATTGTGCGCGCTTTCATGGCGCATCATCAGGGTATGAGCCTGCTGTCCTTTGCCCATGTTTTGCTTAATCAGCCTATGCAGCGCCGGTTCATGTCTGCACCACAAGTGCAGGCAACCGAGTTACTGCTACAGGAGCGCATACCGAAAAAGAGCGCTACCTTGCAACCCCATGCCGCAGAAGTAAGCTCTGCTGCACGTCCACCTGTCGCTGAAGTCGCGGGGGTCATGCGCGTGTTTACCAATCCGAATACCATCATACCCGAGGTTCACCTGTTGTCTAACGGCAGCTGCCACGTCATGGTGACACATGCAGGCGGAGGGTACAGCCGCTGGCGCGATTTAGCCGTAACACGTTGGCGTGAGGATACAACTTCCGATTGCTGGGGCACGTTTATTTATTTGCGTGATCGTGACACTGGACATTACTGGTCAACTACCTACCAACCGACATTGCACAAGGCTGACCACTACGAAGCGATCTTTGTGCAAGCACGGGCTGAATACCGCCGCCGTGATTACGCAATCGAAGCCCATACTGAAGTAAGCGTCTCACCAGAAGACGATGTCATGATTCGCCGTGTCACCCTCACCAACCAATCACCCCGTATCCGCCGTATCGAAGTAACGAGCTATACGGAAGTGGTTCTGGCAGCGTTGAATGCCGATCTGGCACATCGCTCATTCAGCAACCTGTTTGTACAAACCGAAATCCTCCATGATAAGCAAGCCATATTGTGCACACGACGACGCCGTACGCCTGATGAACAGGTGCCATGGATGTTCCATCTGCTGGCAGCACCCGGGGTGGTTGCCGATACCGCCTCTTATGAAACTGACCGTGCCAAATTTATCGGGCGAGGACGCACACCTGCAAATCCGCTGGTACTTGATCACAGCAGTACCCTGTCACATTTATCACAACAGCTATCCAATACTGATGGTTCGGTGCTTGATCCGATAGTAGCCATCCGTCGCACCGTGACTTTACAGCCAGATGAATCAGCCAGTGTACAAATCATCTCGGGTGTCGCAGATACACGCGAGGGCGCGTTGGTTATGCTGGAAAAATACTGTGACCGACACTTTGTGGAACGCGCTTTTGAAATGTCATGGTTCCAGAGTCAGGAAGTACTGCGGCATCTCAATATAGCTGAAGCCGATGCGCAAATCTATGGGCGTCTGGCCAGCTCCGTCATCTATGGCAACGCTTTGCGTCGCGCCTCACCCAGCGTCATTGCCCGCAATCGATTAAGACAGTCTGGCCTGTGGCGCTTTGCGATTTCAGGCGACTTGCCTATCGTACTGCTACGCACAGCTGACCTGAATCGTATCGACCTGGTTAAACAGGTTCTGCAGGCGCACGCCTATTGGCGCATGAAAGGTCTGATTTCGGATTTGGTAATCGTGAACGAAGATTTTTCCGGTTATCGCGCCGTGCTACAAGACCAGATTATGGGGCTGATCAATGCCGGTCCAGAAGCACACATGGTAGACAAACCCGGCGGGATTTTTGTGCGCCGCGCGGAAGATCTGTCTGAAGAAGATCGTGTGTTATTTCAGACTGTTGCCCGCATCATTTTTACCGACACGTCGGAATTACTGGTCGAACAACCCGAACGACGCGTGTCAACAGAACGGGTATCAGATCGTTTTGAAGCCGTCATGTTGCCAATAGCTGTACCCGCTAATCCACTGCCGCCACGCGAACAGATATTCTGTAATGGTCTGGGTGGCTTTACCCCAGATGGCCGTGAATATGTGATCACACTGGAACCCGGTCAGCAAACGCCAGCACCATGGGTCAACGTCATCGCCAGTCCGTACATCGGTACGGTTGTCAGTGAGAGCGGTGGTGCCTATACCTGGGTGGAAAACGCACATGAGTTCCGACTGACGCCCTGGAACAATGATCCTATTAGCGACAGCAGCGGCGAGGCGTTCTATATCAGGGATGAGGAAACAGGACAGTTCTGGTCACCAACTCCTCTGCCTGCTCGCGGCCTAACTGGCTACGTATGTCGACACGGCTTTGGCTACAGCGTTTTCGAACATATAGAAGCTGGCATTTCCTCAGAAATGTACACTTATGTCGCCATGGATGCCCCAGTGAAATTCGTGGTAATAAAATTGCGTAACCTGACTAAACATACACGCAAATTATCATTGACCGGGTATTGGGAATTGGTAATGGGAGAATCGCGTCATAGCAATCTGATGCACATCGTTACCGAAATCGATCCCAATACTGGCGCACTGTTCGCCCATAATGCCTATGGTCGCGAATGTGCCAATCGAGTCGTGTTTGCGCAAGTCAGTGAGCATGCAAGCACAGTAACCGGGAACCGTACAGAATTCATCGGTCGCAATGGCTCACTGGTCAGTCCAGCCGCAATGCGTCGCAAGCGACTGTCAGGGCAGACGGGGGCAGGTCTGGATCCATGCGCTGCGATACAAAGCCGTATCGAACTGGCGGAAGGACAGGAACGTGAGATTGTGTTCGTCTTTGGTGCGGCTCACGACACGGGTGAAGCGCAGCACTTTATCCAGCGTTTCTCGGGGCCAGCGCGCGCGCGACAAGCACTGGAAATGGTATGGGAACACTGGAATCGCACCTTGGGTGCGGTGCATGTCGAAACCCCAGACCCCGCGCTGGATGTGCTGACTAACGGCTGGTTAATTTACCAGACCCTGTCCTCCAGATTGTGGGGGCGCAGTGGTTATTATCAATCTGGCGGTGCTTATGGCTTCCGCGATCAGTTGCAGGACACCATGGCGCTGATACACACCACGCCGTGGCTGGCTCGCGAGCAATTGATACGCTGTGCCGAACGCCAGTTCCCACAGGGCGATGTGCAACACTGGTGGCACCCGCCTGGCGGACAAGGTGTACGTACTAATTTTTCCGATGATTATCTGTGGTTGCCTTATGCCACCTGCCGGTATGTGATGACGACGGGGGACACAGGCATACTGGACGAATCTCTGCACTTTCTCGAGGGGCGTGAGCTGACGGCTGGAGAAGAGGCTTATTACGACCAGCCACAGCGCTCATCACAAGTAGCGAGTCTTTATGAACACTGTGTGCGTGCGCTCAAGCATGGTTTGCGTTTTGGTGAACATGAACTGCCACTCATGGGTGGTGGCGACTGGAACGACGGCATGAACCTGGTTGGTCACAAGGGCAAGGGTGAAAGTGTCTGGCTAGCGTGGTTCCTGTATGAAAACCTGCAGTTGTTTGCAGGCCTGGCTAACGGCCGGAATGATTCGACCTTTGCCGAAATTTGCACAAGCCAGGCGACGCTACTGCGTAACAATATTGAGGCGCATGCCTGGGATGGCGCTTGGTATCGGCGCGCCTATTTTGATGATGGCACGCCGTTAGGCTCATCCAGTAACGACGAATGCCAGATCGACTCTATCAGCCAGAGCTGGGCGATTATTTCTGGTGGCGGCGATCGTATCCGCTCCCGTCAGGCCATGAAGTCTGTGGATCATCGACTGGTACGTAACGATGCGCAGATCATCCAGTTACTCGATCCGCCGTTCGACAAATCTGACCTGGAACCAGGTTATATCAAGGGTTATGTACCGGGTGTACGTGAGAATGGTGGTCAATATACCCATGCCGCCATCTGGAGCACGATGGCATTTGCGATGATGGGTGAACGTGACCGGGCGTGGGAATTATTTGCCATGCTCAATCCTGTCCATCATAGCAGCACCCCTGAGCAGATAGCACGTTATAAAGTCGAGCCATACGTAATGTGTGCAGATATATACGGCGCGCCGCCACACACCAGTCGCGGTGGCTGGACCTGGTACACGGGGGCAGCTGGCTGGATGTATCGACTGACACTAGAGACCCTGCTCGGCCTGCAACTGGAAGTAGATCACTTGCGCATAGCGCCATGTGTGCCATCGACGTGGAAATCCTACAAAGTTCACTATCGCTATCGTGAAACCACCTATCACATTACCATCAATTGCGGCGCTGATCAGTCCAAACAGGAAGTGATTATGGATGGTGTTAAATGTACAGGTAACAGGATTCCACTGGTCGATGATCGGCAGGAACACAAGGTCGAAGTGAACGTAGCTGCGGTATCTGCAGTCAATAGATTATCCGGCGTATGA
- the tnpA gene encoding IS66 family insertion sequence element accessory protein TnpA: MATRHTPDFWQTHLTAWQQTKLTVTAYCTQHGLCAKTFYRWRSQLTTAPNLTRQPPLTLIPVSVQPAPVTGTLQLHSPTGWRVELPIASTPWLIDLLRQLP, encoded by the coding sequence ATGGCTACTCGACACACGCCTGATTTTTGGCAAACGCACCTTACCGCTTGGCAACAAACCAAACTGACCGTCACAGCTTATTGCACCCAGCACGGCTTATGTGCCAAGACCTTTTATCGCTGGCGCAGCCAGCTGACAACAGCGCCCAATCTCACGCGCCAGCCACCGCTAACCCTCATCCCCGTCAGTGTTCAACCTGCGCCTGTCACGGGCACGCTCCAGCTCCACAGCCCCACTGGCTGGCGGGTAGAGCTTCCCATTGCTAGCACGCCCTGGCTAATTGACTTGTTGCGGCAACTGCCATGA